Part of the Geoalkalibacter ferrihydriticus DSM 17813 genome is shown below.
TCGCCCTGCGCGACCTGCTCGGACTCGCGTCGCGGCAGCTCGTCGATGCGCGCCGCATCCCCGCGGTGGAACTGCGTCACCAGGAACGGCAAGCCGTGTGGGCCGTCAGTGAGATCCTCGGCATGCAGGAGGTCGTGGTCAAGAGTCTCGGCCCGCAGTTGCGCTCCGTGCCCGGGTATGCGGGGGCCGCGCTGCTCGGCGACGGATTGCCGGCGCTGATTCTCTCGGTGCCCGACCTTTTCGCGCGCCGCCGGCCGGCCGCCGCCCCGCATGTGCGCGCCGACCTGGAGGCCGCCCGGGCGCGCAAACGGCGTGGCCGGGTGTTGGTGGTGGATGACTCCATCACCACCCGTACCATGGAAAAAAACATCCTCGAAACCCAGGGTTATCAGGTCGAGGTCGCCGTGTCCGGCGAAGAAGCCCTGAGCATTCTCGCCGCACGCAACTTCGACCTGATCGTCACCGACATCGAAATGCCCGGTATCGACGGTTTTGAACTCACCCGGCAACTGCGCGCCGGCGACGAACAAAGCGAGGTACCCGTGATCATCGTCACCTCGCGCGCCACCGACGAAGACAAACGACGCGGCATCGACGTCGGCGCCCAGGCCTATATCGTCAAAGGCAGCTTTGACCAGGGCAAGCTGGTGGATGCGGTGGAGACACTGATCGGCTAAAGGCTGTCCGTGGTTCGTGGTCCGGTGGCAAACCATTTGATTTTTTCGGGATATGGAACACAATTGTCACTGACAACTGACAACTGACAACTGACAACTGACAACTGACAACTGACAACTGACAACTGACAACTGACAACTGACAACTGACAACTGACAACTGACAACTGACAACTGACAACTGACGAATGCCGAAAGACAAAATAAACATCCTCATCGCCGACGACTCCCTACTGACCCGTGTCGTTTTGCGTGACATTCTTCAGCGCGATCCCGACATCCGCGTGGTGGGCGAGGCGCGCGACGGGCGCGAGGCTCTGGATGCCGTGCTGCGCCTCAAGCCCGATCTGGTCATCATGGATGTCGTCATGCCGGTCATGGACGGCATCGCCGCCGTCAAGGAAATCATGGCGCGCCGGCCGACGCCGATCCTGGTCCTCTCGGCCAACGTGCGCCCCGGTGACGCCCGCGGCGCCTTCAATGCCATCACCCTGGGCGCTCTCGATGTCATGGAAAAGCCCCGCGGCGCGGTTCAGGAAGTGTTCGCGCCCCTGGCGCAGCGGCTTATCGACAAGGTCAAAGTGTTGGCCTGCTTGCCCGTGCGCCTCATTCCCGCTTCCAGCTCCTCCCGCGCGCCCTCCCGTGCCGTTGAGGCGCAGCGGCGCTCAATTCTCGCCATAGGCGCCTCCACCGGCGGTCCCAAGGCAGTGCTCAGCCTGTTGCGGCAGTTGCCGCCCGACACCCGCGCACGAA
Proteins encoded:
- the cheB gene encoding chemotaxis-specific protein-glutamate methyltransferase CheB, which produces MPKDKINILIADDSLLTRVVLRDILQRDPDIRVVGEARDGREALDAVLRLKPDLVIMDVVMPVMDGIAAVKEIMARRPTPILVLSANVRPGDARGAFNAITLGALDVMEKPRGAVQEVFAPLAQRLIDKVKVLACLPVRLIPASSSSRAPSRAVEAQRRSILAIGASTGGPKAVLSLLRQLPPDTRARMLVVQHIAQGFAEGFAQWLERETPFPVRTAADGDALRPGLVLVAPSDRHMEVRADRIRLTDGLPVNSCRPSVDLLFTSLAHQTPREVAAVLLTGMGRDGAEGLAALRLAGAATLVQDEASCVVFGMPRAAIDLDAAQQVLPLDEIPRMLARILDRTERL